From a single Kryptolebias marmoratus isolate JLee-2015 linkage group LG17, ASM164957v2, whole genome shotgun sequence genomic region:
- the ptprea gene encoding receptor-type tyrosine-protein phosphatase epsilon isoform X2 encodes MVPLLLFMTDASNFSGNGTNRTDATNQGHHILSIVVVILLLLIIILLVWYFLRLNKQRKAVVTTVDKKIPNGILEEQEQQTVVLLPRSPSASKTYLPIPVDHLEEEYRLRSADDGKLFREEYNSLPGGCTQGMYEEANREENKEKNRYPNILPYDHSRVVLTQLEGKPCSDYVNASYVDGYTEKNKFIAAQGPKEDTVTDFWRMIWEQKVATVVMLTNLKERKEDKCHQYWPDQGCWTYGNVRVAVEDFTVLVDYTIRKFCVQYQASDAAKTTRLVTQLHFTSWPDFGVPFSPIGMLKFLKKVKAVNPPFSGPIVVHCSAGVGRTGTFIVIDAMIDMMYKEQKADVFGFVSKIREQRSQLIQTDMQYSFVHQALLEYYLYGDTELDVSSLEGHLHKLHNTFADGDRVGLEEEFKKLTNMRIMKENMRTGNLPANMKKNRVLQIIPYDFNRVIISMRRGQEFTDYINASFIDGYRQKDYYIATQGPLSHTVMDFWRMVWEWKCHSIVMLTELQEREQDKCYQYWPTEDSVTYGDYAVELKGDTLCETFSLRDLVLTYVPEKQTRAIRHFHFHGWPEIGIPAEGKGMIDIIASVQRQQQQSGNHPIVVHCSAGAGRTGTFIALSNILERVKAEGLLDVFQTVKSLRMQRPHMVQTVEQYDFCYRVVQDFVDIFSDYANFK; translated from the exons ATGGTCCCCCTTCTGCTTTTCATGACTGACGCATCGAATTTTTCTGGCAATGGCACCAACAGAACAG ACGCTACGAACCAAGGCCACCACATCCTTTCCATCGTGGTTGtgatcctgctgctgctcatcaTCATACTGCTGGTCTGGTACTTCCtcag GTtgaacaaacagagaaaagcagTCGTCACAACAGTTGACAAGAAAATACCAAATGGCATCTTGGAAGAACAAG AGCAACAGACGGTGGTCCTTCTGCCCAGATCCCCCTCAGCCTCCAAGACCTACTTACCCATCCCGGTCGACCACCTCGAGGAGGAGTACAGGCTCCGCTCAGCGGACGACGGCAAGCTCTTCAGGGAGGAGTACAAT TCCCTGCCCGGGGGCTGCACTCAGGGGATGTACGAGGAGGCCAACAGGGAGGAGAACAAGGAGAAGAACAGATACCCCAACATCCTACCTT atgaTCATTCCAGAGTGGTTCTGACTCAGCTGGAGGGGAAGCCGTGTTCGGACTACGTGAACGCATCTTACGTCGAT ggTTACACGGAAAAGAACAAATTTATAGCAGCGCAAG GCCCAAAAGAAGACACGGTCACAGATTTCTGGAGGATGATATGGGAGCAGAAAGTAGCAACTGTTGTCATGCTGACAAatctgaaagagagaaaagag GACAAGTGTCACCAGTACTGGCCAGACCAGGGCTGCTGGACGTATGGGAACGTGAGGGTGGCAGTCGAAGACTTCACAGTCCTGGTGGACTACACCATCCGCAAGTTCTGTGTACAATAC CAAGCCAGTGATGCTGCTAAAACAACCCGTCTGGTCACCCAGCTCCACTTCACCAGCTGGCCTGATTTTGGAGTTCCTTTCTCCCCGATCGGGATGCTCAAGTTCCTCAAGAAGGTCAAGGCAGTGAATCCACCTTTTTCTGGACCTATTGTGGTCCACTGCAG CGCTGGAGTTGGCAGGACGGGAACCTTCATAGTAATAGACGCCATGATTGACATGATGTACAAAGAGCAGAAAGCTGACGTGTTCGGGTTCGTCTCTAAGATCCGAGAGCAGCGCTCCCAGCTCATCCAGACAGAT ATGCAGTACTCATTCGTCCACCAGGCCCTGCTTGAATACTACCTCTACGGAGACACGGAGCTCGACGTGTCGTCTCTAGAAGGACATCTGCACAAACTGCACAACACCTTTGCCGACGGTGATCGAGTGGGCCTGGAGGAAGAATTTAAG AAACTGACCAACATGCGAATAATGAAGGAGAACATGAGGACAGGAAACCTCCCTGCCAACATGAAGAAGAACAGAGTTCTGCAAATTATTCCAT ATGACTTCAACAGAGTAATTATTTCCATGAGAAGAGGTCAAGAGTTCACAGATTACATCAACGCATCATTTATAGAT GGATACAGACAGAAAGACTACTACATCGCCACACAGGGCCCCCTGTCCCACACGGTGATGGATTTCTGGAGGATGGTTTGGGAATGGAAATGTCACTCGATTGTAATGCTCACTGAGCTCCAGGAGAGGGAGCAG GACAAATGTTACCAGTACTGGCCCACAGAGGACTCTGTCACCTATGGAGACTACGCTGTAGAGCTGAAGGGGGACACGTTGTGTGAAACCTTCAGTCTGAGAGACTTGGTACTCACCTATGTTCCA GAGAAGCAGACGAGGGCGATCAGGCACTTCCACTTCCACGGCTGGCCAGAGATCGGCATCCCGGCGGAGGGGAAAGGCATGATCGACATCATCGCCTCagtgcagaggcagcagcagcagtccgGGAACCATCCCATAGTCGTTCACTGCAG TGCTGGCGCAGGGCGAACCGGTACATTCATTGCACTGAGCAATATCTTGGAGCGGGTCAAGGCAGAAGGCTTGCTCGACGTGTTCCAGACTGTGAAGAGTTTACGCATGCAGAGGCCTCATATGGTCCAGACTGTT GAACAATATGACTTCTGCTACAGGGTGGTACAAGACTTCGTCGACATTTTCTCAGACTATGCCAATTTTAAATGA
- the ptprea gene encoding receptor-type tyrosine-protein phosphatase epsilon isoform X1 — MVPLLLFMTDASNFSGNGTNRTDATNQGHHILSIVVVILLLLIIILLVWYFLRLNKQRKAVVTTVDKKIPNGILEEQVLGYSTESIYTVLPPEQQTVVLLPRSPSASKTYLPIPVDHLEEEYRLRSADDGKLFREEYNSLPGGCTQGMYEEANREENKEKNRYPNILPYDHSRVVLTQLEGKPCSDYVNASYVDGYTEKNKFIAAQGPKEDTVTDFWRMIWEQKVATVVMLTNLKERKEDKCHQYWPDQGCWTYGNVRVAVEDFTVLVDYTIRKFCVQYQASDAAKTTRLVTQLHFTSWPDFGVPFSPIGMLKFLKKVKAVNPPFSGPIVVHCSAGVGRTGTFIVIDAMIDMMYKEQKADVFGFVSKIREQRSQLIQTDMQYSFVHQALLEYYLYGDTELDVSSLEGHLHKLHNTFADGDRVGLEEEFKKLTNMRIMKENMRTGNLPANMKKNRVLQIIPYDFNRVIISMRRGQEFTDYINASFIDGYRQKDYYIATQGPLSHTVMDFWRMVWEWKCHSIVMLTELQEREQDKCYQYWPTEDSVTYGDYAVELKGDTLCETFSLRDLVLTYVPEKQTRAIRHFHFHGWPEIGIPAEGKGMIDIIASVQRQQQQSGNHPIVVHCSAGAGRTGTFIALSNILERVKAEGLLDVFQTVKSLRMQRPHMVQTVEQYDFCYRVVQDFVDIFSDYANFK, encoded by the exons ATGGTCCCCCTTCTGCTTTTCATGACTGACGCATCGAATTTTTCTGGCAATGGCACCAACAGAACAG ACGCTACGAACCAAGGCCACCACATCCTTTCCATCGTGGTTGtgatcctgctgctgctcatcaTCATACTGCTGGTCTGGTACTTCCtcag GTtgaacaaacagagaaaagcagTCGTCACAACAGTTGACAAGAAAATACCAAATGGCATCTTGGAAGAACAAG TGCTTGGATACAGTACTGAGTCTATATACACCGTTTTACCACCAG AGCAACAGACGGTGGTCCTTCTGCCCAGATCCCCCTCAGCCTCCAAGACCTACTTACCCATCCCGGTCGACCACCTCGAGGAGGAGTACAGGCTCCGCTCAGCGGACGACGGCAAGCTCTTCAGGGAGGAGTACAAT TCCCTGCCCGGGGGCTGCACTCAGGGGATGTACGAGGAGGCCAACAGGGAGGAGAACAAGGAGAAGAACAGATACCCCAACATCCTACCTT atgaTCATTCCAGAGTGGTTCTGACTCAGCTGGAGGGGAAGCCGTGTTCGGACTACGTGAACGCATCTTACGTCGAT ggTTACACGGAAAAGAACAAATTTATAGCAGCGCAAG GCCCAAAAGAAGACACGGTCACAGATTTCTGGAGGATGATATGGGAGCAGAAAGTAGCAACTGTTGTCATGCTGACAAatctgaaagagagaaaagag GACAAGTGTCACCAGTACTGGCCAGACCAGGGCTGCTGGACGTATGGGAACGTGAGGGTGGCAGTCGAAGACTTCACAGTCCTGGTGGACTACACCATCCGCAAGTTCTGTGTACAATAC CAAGCCAGTGATGCTGCTAAAACAACCCGTCTGGTCACCCAGCTCCACTTCACCAGCTGGCCTGATTTTGGAGTTCCTTTCTCCCCGATCGGGATGCTCAAGTTCCTCAAGAAGGTCAAGGCAGTGAATCCACCTTTTTCTGGACCTATTGTGGTCCACTGCAG CGCTGGAGTTGGCAGGACGGGAACCTTCATAGTAATAGACGCCATGATTGACATGATGTACAAAGAGCAGAAAGCTGACGTGTTCGGGTTCGTCTCTAAGATCCGAGAGCAGCGCTCCCAGCTCATCCAGACAGAT ATGCAGTACTCATTCGTCCACCAGGCCCTGCTTGAATACTACCTCTACGGAGACACGGAGCTCGACGTGTCGTCTCTAGAAGGACATCTGCACAAACTGCACAACACCTTTGCCGACGGTGATCGAGTGGGCCTGGAGGAAGAATTTAAG AAACTGACCAACATGCGAATAATGAAGGAGAACATGAGGACAGGAAACCTCCCTGCCAACATGAAGAAGAACAGAGTTCTGCAAATTATTCCAT ATGACTTCAACAGAGTAATTATTTCCATGAGAAGAGGTCAAGAGTTCACAGATTACATCAACGCATCATTTATAGAT GGATACAGACAGAAAGACTACTACATCGCCACACAGGGCCCCCTGTCCCACACGGTGATGGATTTCTGGAGGATGGTTTGGGAATGGAAATGTCACTCGATTGTAATGCTCACTGAGCTCCAGGAGAGGGAGCAG GACAAATGTTACCAGTACTGGCCCACAGAGGACTCTGTCACCTATGGAGACTACGCTGTAGAGCTGAAGGGGGACACGTTGTGTGAAACCTTCAGTCTGAGAGACTTGGTACTCACCTATGTTCCA GAGAAGCAGACGAGGGCGATCAGGCACTTCCACTTCCACGGCTGGCCAGAGATCGGCATCCCGGCGGAGGGGAAAGGCATGATCGACATCATCGCCTCagtgcagaggcagcagcagcagtccgGGAACCATCCCATAGTCGTTCACTGCAG TGCTGGCGCAGGGCGAACCGGTACATTCATTGCACTGAGCAATATCTTGGAGCGGGTCAAGGCAGAAGGCTTGCTCGACGTGTTCCAGACTGTGAAGAGTTTACGCATGCAGAGGCCTCATATGGTCCAGACTGTT GAACAATATGACTTCTGCTACAGGGTGGTACAAGACTTCGTCGACATTTTCTCAGACTATGCCAATTTTAAATGA
- the ptprea gene encoding receptor-type tyrosine-protein phosphatase epsilon isoform X4, whose protein sequence is MRKNSFSSLRWLNKQRKAVVTTVDKKIPNGILEEQEQQTVVLLPRSPSASKTYLPIPVDHLEEEYRLRSADDGKLFREEYNSLPGGCTQGMYEEANREENKEKNRYPNILPYDHSRVVLTQLEGKPCSDYVNASYVDGYTEKNKFIAAQGPKEDTVTDFWRMIWEQKVATVVMLTNLKERKEDKCHQYWPDQGCWTYGNVRVAVEDFTVLVDYTIRKFCVQYQASDAAKTTRLVTQLHFTSWPDFGVPFSPIGMLKFLKKVKAVNPPFSGPIVVHCSAGVGRTGTFIVIDAMIDMMYKEQKADVFGFVSKIREQRSQLIQTDMQYSFVHQALLEYYLYGDTELDVSSLEGHLHKLHNTFADGDRVGLEEEFKKLTNMRIMKENMRTGNLPANMKKNRVLQIIPYDFNRVIISMRRGQEFTDYINASFIDGYRQKDYYIATQGPLSHTVMDFWRMVWEWKCHSIVMLTELQEREQDKCYQYWPTEDSVTYGDYAVELKGDTLCETFSLRDLVLTYVPEKQTRAIRHFHFHGWPEIGIPAEGKGMIDIIASVQRQQQQSGNHPIVVHCSAGAGRTGTFIALSNILERVKAEGLLDVFQTVKSLRMQRPHMVQTVEQYDFCYRVVQDFVDIFSDYANFK, encoded by the exons ATGAGAAAAAATAGCTTCTCGAGCTTAAGATG GTtgaacaaacagagaaaagcagTCGTCACAACAGTTGACAAGAAAATACCAAATGGCATCTTGGAAGAACAAG AGCAACAGACGGTGGTCCTTCTGCCCAGATCCCCCTCAGCCTCCAAGACCTACTTACCCATCCCGGTCGACCACCTCGAGGAGGAGTACAGGCTCCGCTCAGCGGACGACGGCAAGCTCTTCAGGGAGGAGTACAAT TCCCTGCCCGGGGGCTGCACTCAGGGGATGTACGAGGAGGCCAACAGGGAGGAGAACAAGGAGAAGAACAGATACCCCAACATCCTACCTT atgaTCATTCCAGAGTGGTTCTGACTCAGCTGGAGGGGAAGCCGTGTTCGGACTACGTGAACGCATCTTACGTCGAT ggTTACACGGAAAAGAACAAATTTATAGCAGCGCAAG GCCCAAAAGAAGACACGGTCACAGATTTCTGGAGGATGATATGGGAGCAGAAAGTAGCAACTGTTGTCATGCTGACAAatctgaaagagagaaaagag GACAAGTGTCACCAGTACTGGCCAGACCAGGGCTGCTGGACGTATGGGAACGTGAGGGTGGCAGTCGAAGACTTCACAGTCCTGGTGGACTACACCATCCGCAAGTTCTGTGTACAATAC CAAGCCAGTGATGCTGCTAAAACAACCCGTCTGGTCACCCAGCTCCACTTCACCAGCTGGCCTGATTTTGGAGTTCCTTTCTCCCCGATCGGGATGCTCAAGTTCCTCAAGAAGGTCAAGGCAGTGAATCCACCTTTTTCTGGACCTATTGTGGTCCACTGCAG CGCTGGAGTTGGCAGGACGGGAACCTTCATAGTAATAGACGCCATGATTGACATGATGTACAAAGAGCAGAAAGCTGACGTGTTCGGGTTCGTCTCTAAGATCCGAGAGCAGCGCTCCCAGCTCATCCAGACAGAT ATGCAGTACTCATTCGTCCACCAGGCCCTGCTTGAATACTACCTCTACGGAGACACGGAGCTCGACGTGTCGTCTCTAGAAGGACATCTGCACAAACTGCACAACACCTTTGCCGACGGTGATCGAGTGGGCCTGGAGGAAGAATTTAAG AAACTGACCAACATGCGAATAATGAAGGAGAACATGAGGACAGGAAACCTCCCTGCCAACATGAAGAAGAACAGAGTTCTGCAAATTATTCCAT ATGACTTCAACAGAGTAATTATTTCCATGAGAAGAGGTCAAGAGTTCACAGATTACATCAACGCATCATTTATAGAT GGATACAGACAGAAAGACTACTACATCGCCACACAGGGCCCCCTGTCCCACACGGTGATGGATTTCTGGAGGATGGTTTGGGAATGGAAATGTCACTCGATTGTAATGCTCACTGAGCTCCAGGAGAGGGAGCAG GACAAATGTTACCAGTACTGGCCCACAGAGGACTCTGTCACCTATGGAGACTACGCTGTAGAGCTGAAGGGGGACACGTTGTGTGAAACCTTCAGTCTGAGAGACTTGGTACTCACCTATGTTCCA GAGAAGCAGACGAGGGCGATCAGGCACTTCCACTTCCACGGCTGGCCAGAGATCGGCATCCCGGCGGAGGGGAAAGGCATGATCGACATCATCGCCTCagtgcagaggcagcagcagcagtccgGGAACCATCCCATAGTCGTTCACTGCAG TGCTGGCGCAGGGCGAACCGGTACATTCATTGCACTGAGCAATATCTTGGAGCGGGTCAAGGCAGAAGGCTTGCTCGACGTGTTCCAGACTGTGAAGAGTTTACGCATGCAGAGGCCTCATATGGTCCAGACTGTT GAACAATATGACTTCTGCTACAGGGTGGTACAAGACTTCGTCGACATTTTCTCAGACTATGCCAATTTTAAATGA
- the ptprea gene encoding receptor-type tyrosine-protein phosphatase epsilon isoform X3 encodes MRKNSFSSLRWLNKQRKAVVTTVDKKIPNGILEEQVLGYSTESIYTVLPPEQQTVVLLPRSPSASKTYLPIPVDHLEEEYRLRSADDGKLFREEYNSLPGGCTQGMYEEANREENKEKNRYPNILPYDHSRVVLTQLEGKPCSDYVNASYVDGYTEKNKFIAAQGPKEDTVTDFWRMIWEQKVATVVMLTNLKERKEDKCHQYWPDQGCWTYGNVRVAVEDFTVLVDYTIRKFCVQYQASDAAKTTRLVTQLHFTSWPDFGVPFSPIGMLKFLKKVKAVNPPFSGPIVVHCSAGVGRTGTFIVIDAMIDMMYKEQKADVFGFVSKIREQRSQLIQTDMQYSFVHQALLEYYLYGDTELDVSSLEGHLHKLHNTFADGDRVGLEEEFKKLTNMRIMKENMRTGNLPANMKKNRVLQIIPYDFNRVIISMRRGQEFTDYINASFIDGYRQKDYYIATQGPLSHTVMDFWRMVWEWKCHSIVMLTELQEREQDKCYQYWPTEDSVTYGDYAVELKGDTLCETFSLRDLVLTYVPEKQTRAIRHFHFHGWPEIGIPAEGKGMIDIIASVQRQQQQSGNHPIVVHCSAGAGRTGTFIALSNILERVKAEGLLDVFQTVKSLRMQRPHMVQTVEQYDFCYRVVQDFVDIFSDYANFK; translated from the exons ATGAGAAAAAATAGCTTCTCGAGCTTAAGATG GTtgaacaaacagagaaaagcagTCGTCACAACAGTTGACAAGAAAATACCAAATGGCATCTTGGAAGAACAAG TGCTTGGATACAGTACTGAGTCTATATACACCGTTTTACCACCAG AGCAACAGACGGTGGTCCTTCTGCCCAGATCCCCCTCAGCCTCCAAGACCTACTTACCCATCCCGGTCGACCACCTCGAGGAGGAGTACAGGCTCCGCTCAGCGGACGACGGCAAGCTCTTCAGGGAGGAGTACAAT TCCCTGCCCGGGGGCTGCACTCAGGGGATGTACGAGGAGGCCAACAGGGAGGAGAACAAGGAGAAGAACAGATACCCCAACATCCTACCTT atgaTCATTCCAGAGTGGTTCTGACTCAGCTGGAGGGGAAGCCGTGTTCGGACTACGTGAACGCATCTTACGTCGAT ggTTACACGGAAAAGAACAAATTTATAGCAGCGCAAG GCCCAAAAGAAGACACGGTCACAGATTTCTGGAGGATGATATGGGAGCAGAAAGTAGCAACTGTTGTCATGCTGACAAatctgaaagagagaaaagag GACAAGTGTCACCAGTACTGGCCAGACCAGGGCTGCTGGACGTATGGGAACGTGAGGGTGGCAGTCGAAGACTTCACAGTCCTGGTGGACTACACCATCCGCAAGTTCTGTGTACAATAC CAAGCCAGTGATGCTGCTAAAACAACCCGTCTGGTCACCCAGCTCCACTTCACCAGCTGGCCTGATTTTGGAGTTCCTTTCTCCCCGATCGGGATGCTCAAGTTCCTCAAGAAGGTCAAGGCAGTGAATCCACCTTTTTCTGGACCTATTGTGGTCCACTGCAG CGCTGGAGTTGGCAGGACGGGAACCTTCATAGTAATAGACGCCATGATTGACATGATGTACAAAGAGCAGAAAGCTGACGTGTTCGGGTTCGTCTCTAAGATCCGAGAGCAGCGCTCCCAGCTCATCCAGACAGAT ATGCAGTACTCATTCGTCCACCAGGCCCTGCTTGAATACTACCTCTACGGAGACACGGAGCTCGACGTGTCGTCTCTAGAAGGACATCTGCACAAACTGCACAACACCTTTGCCGACGGTGATCGAGTGGGCCTGGAGGAAGAATTTAAG AAACTGACCAACATGCGAATAATGAAGGAGAACATGAGGACAGGAAACCTCCCTGCCAACATGAAGAAGAACAGAGTTCTGCAAATTATTCCAT ATGACTTCAACAGAGTAATTATTTCCATGAGAAGAGGTCAAGAGTTCACAGATTACATCAACGCATCATTTATAGAT GGATACAGACAGAAAGACTACTACATCGCCACACAGGGCCCCCTGTCCCACACGGTGATGGATTTCTGGAGGATGGTTTGGGAATGGAAATGTCACTCGATTGTAATGCTCACTGAGCTCCAGGAGAGGGAGCAG GACAAATGTTACCAGTACTGGCCCACAGAGGACTCTGTCACCTATGGAGACTACGCTGTAGAGCTGAAGGGGGACACGTTGTGTGAAACCTTCAGTCTGAGAGACTTGGTACTCACCTATGTTCCA GAGAAGCAGACGAGGGCGATCAGGCACTTCCACTTCCACGGCTGGCCAGAGATCGGCATCCCGGCGGAGGGGAAAGGCATGATCGACATCATCGCCTCagtgcagaggcagcagcagcagtccgGGAACCATCCCATAGTCGTTCACTGCAG TGCTGGCGCAGGGCGAACCGGTACATTCATTGCACTGAGCAATATCTTGGAGCGGGTCAAGGCAGAAGGCTTGCTCGACGTGTTCCAGACTGTGAAGAGTTTACGCATGCAGAGGCCTCATATGGTCCAGACTGTT GAACAATATGACTTCTGCTACAGGGTGGTACAAGACTTCGTCGACATTTTCTCAGACTATGCCAATTTTAAATGA